The nucleotide sequence TAAGTATGGCATATCTTTAATTTCTATCAAATTGTAACGGCATATGTCTTTAAATAAACGAATAATAATGCTATTTTTTCCAAATCAAAGAAGTCCTAATGGGTATgatatagttattttttttaatgtgagGACTGGTGAGcccttatattttctttttttttataggtGAAGCCATTAACTTTTGGACACAtaatttgaccattcgtcttattttagAAACTTTGTGCAAATgaataagatataaatcatgtttaaagtttttttagtgataaaataactcacaacaaaataaactgTAATTACATACTCtctcgtcccataaaaaaccaacctagtactatATGTGACACAtactagtacaatgaatctggacatatgtatgtctagattcgttatactagaatatatcacatccggTTCTAAATTCACTTTTCTGAAACGGATGGGACTCAAAAGTTATATCATAgtcatcatctattaaaatacaGATGTAGCATGCATCCAGTTGCTTTCTCAAATTTCAGGCGCCAGCCCGATCATATCGATGAGAAAGCAGAGAACACCATGCACCGCCGAACATTGACGCCGCGCGCCGAACCACCGCGGCGCGCTCCGTCTCCGTCTGCCACACGTACAACGCGGCACGACGTACGCGCGCCCACACACACCCCGCGATCGATTGACACGGGTCCGACGCCCCAGTGTGTCTGTGTTCCCCCCCTACCCGGGACGTGTCACCTGCATACGCTGCCTAGCGACCGCCCAAGAAGCTCTCGCGTCGTCGCCCATTTAGCAGCGCACGCGCACGCACACGAACGCGCCGTGCAGCatcagcaggcagcagcagcagcttcctcctcctcctcctcatcttcaCCGACGACACCGCACGCTCCGCTTGCtcgtctcgccggcgccatgtCGTACAACCATTCGCCGTCCATCACCGCAGAGACCATAAACCAGAAGGTACGTGGCTACGTGCGTCGTTGCGTTCCTCCGTCGATCTGAACCTCAGctcgcgatcgatcgatcgatcgatggctaGCTCGATCGAGTTTTATTAACTGATCAAATATGTGCGCATTCTCATTCGTCTTGAAGGTCAGGATCTTCACCTACGAGCCATGTGGGGAGATTGTCCGCCACGCACGGGTAACTATAAATCTCATCAACCTACACTGAGGGCAAAGCCAATGTTTGAAGCTTACAATTACCTTGAGATGAGACCCATAAATAGTTAATTTTTGTTGTAGTATGTTATACAATACTTATGATCATAAGATAAGGGCAATGTATACGGGTTAAGTAGTCCTTATGGTACGGTTAGGCCCTGTCACAATAGACTTCAGTTATCTCTATTTCTATCGCTACAAACATGGGATGGGAATCATGGGACCCACTAACAAATAAAAatgtattccctccgtttcaaaatgtttgacaccgttgactttttagcacatctttgaccgttcgtcttattaaaaaaattgtgaaatatgtaaaactatatgtgtacatgaaagtatatttaacaatgaatcaaatgatatgaaaagaatacaTAATTACTtacattttttgaataagacgaatggtcgaACACGTActgaaaagtcaacggtattaaacattttaaaacggagggagtagtaagtaACATCAAACACAAAAGATGAAGAGGGGAGCAAAGGAGAGAGATATTCTTATTTCTTATGGGTAGTCGTTAGTTACTCCATGGATAGCTCATGCTATTGACTCCCATAAAGACTCCTTCCACAATATATACATTGGTACATTGAAACATGAGCTCACTACATACCCTATCTTATTATAAGTTGATGTCCACTATCTCCTAAAATTCAACATGTAAGTGTACCATATCATCACCACTAGTAAAATATAACCTTTCAGTGATGGTGggagtatagatggccaaaaggcctgAGGCCCGACGGGCCGCCCCACGGCACAACATTTTGGCCCgtgcctcccccccccccccccccaccggcACGTTGGGCAGGCCTAGGCCAGGCCCGACACACAAAGaatagggagtaaaaatagacatattatatgccacgGTTCAAGAATAGGGACgcaaaatatagttattttagctatatatatgtcaacctaaagaggagggagaaaaaatagacttattttatgtcacagcccaaagaggagggaagaAAAATAGATTCATTTAAAAAAAGGCATGATGTGCCacccgtgccttcgggccggcacggcatggcccgactactggtgggccgtgcctgggccggagGTGCAGCCCATGAGCCGGCATGGCCCGGCACAAAGTGCtgaccgggccgtgccggcccgatggcCGGTGGGTCATGCCTAGCCATGCCTGGGCCGGGCCAGGCTGGGCGGGCCTTATGGCTATCTATAGGTGGGAGAGAGCAAAGGAGTTGTCTTTTCGTTAAGTAGCGCTAGATTAAATTTATCTCAGATTCCAATTAGCCATCCTCCAACCCCATTGCATGCATGCTGAGAAGGTTGTTGCATGCAGAGTACAGATCGAAGGAGTTACTTAAATAAATACTGTCGGttaaagtttgagaaaaaaaagttaactcCATTTGATACTTAAGAAAAAGAGAGATTGAAAAAACAGAggtaatagcatatatgttgttTTATATCCTCTTTTTGCTAATACTCTACTCCTATGCGTCAACCAGCGGTTAGAGAAGGAGATATACGAAAATCCAGGCTCTCTCCCTTTTCAAGAGGTGTGTTCAAGCTTGCAATACAAATGTGTTTCTGCACATACATGTAGTAGTACTATAGGTACATGAATGTTTTGTAAGTGTGCAAATTGATTGCTTCCCAGCAGATAATATACTGCAATCTTGGGAACCCTCAGGCTCTTGGCCAACGACCAATCAATTTCTTTCGCGAGGTTAGCATTCTTAAACTCCCTACATTCCAAATTGATTCAACAGATTGTACGTACATTTCTGCTTGATGGCTTGATGGCTCCAATTATTGCGTTTAGGTTCTTTCTCTGTGTGACAATCCATCTCTCATAGACAGAGACGAAGCTCGTGCATTATTCAGGTTGGACCAAATAGACAAACAGTATAACCTTACTTTCCCTATGTAAATTTCCAAAGTTTTAGCTTTGTACAGTCTTTTTCCcactatattcaatgaaatggGCACAGTCTGGTGCCGAttcgttttaaaaaaaacttagcaTGTGCTCTCTCCATTTGATATTGTAagacatttttattttttttctaagtcatttttttaagaacattaaccaagtttatgaaaaaaatgtgATAGCATTTTCAACACAATATAGATatagtatcaaaatatattcaatgctagatttagtgaaactaatttggtgtttgtagatgttgctatgtTTTTCTATGATATGGTTAAACTTAAGgaagtttgatttttaaaaaagtcaaaatgtctcataatataaaacggagggaatatatatCAAGCATTGCAAATTATTTTCACTTCTTGTGTGGCAATAAATTTTTGGCCTAAAAAGAAAATGACTGACATTCTTTCGATCTACAAATGCAGTCCATGTGCGCTAAAACGAGCCAGGAAGATTATTGAATCACTTCCAGGCAGAGATTCTGGTTCCTATACTAGTAGTCAGGTACTGTAAATACATGCTCCTTATTtacaaataacaaaaaaaaagttttttactTGGCGTTGTCCTAGGATGATTTTTAACCTTTTTCATTGTGCATTACACTTGTTATTACATATATCAGGGAGTCAGAGGTTTGCGTGAAGCAGTTGCTGATGGAATAGCTGCCAGAGATGGTTTTCCATCAAAACCAGATAACATTTTTCTGACAGATGGAGCAAGTTCAGCAGTAATGCTCTGCATTTCCAAGCTCCATTAGTACAGAATGATGCTTGGTCTATCTGGATATCTTCAACTTAATTACCCTCCTTTTTCAGATCAACATGATGATGCAAATACTCATCAGGTCCCATGAAGATGGCATTTTGTGCCCGCTGCCTGAATATCCCTTATACTCTGCTTCTATTATTCTTCATGGTGGAACAATGGTACGGTGCTAGCATTTGGATTTTTCGAGAAAGTGTCCATTGATATGCCAATGGTATCTCAAACTTCCAATAACAACTTGGAGTatcatgccaaaaaaaaaaaaacacggagGGCTAACCTCACCTTATAcagttctttttcctttttttaatgtttcttccctatttcttattttatttccCTTTTGCCTTTTCGCAGTCTCTTTTTGAACTCTTTGACTCACCATCATTACAATGGTTATAAGTTAGAGTATGCACCTTTTCCACGTCCGAAAAACACTTCCAAGTGGATGAATGTTCAAGTGTTATTATATGCAAGAAATAACGAAGGATCTAAATTGAATTGAAGGTACCGTATAATCTTACTGAAGACAGTATTTGGGGGCTTGAGATTTTCGAAGTCAAGAGGTGTTTAGAGGACGCCCGTGCATCGGGTTTGACTATTAGAGCTATGGTGGTCATAAATCCCGGCAATCCTACTGGCCAGGTGTGctgaatattttttattttatcttacaGTTTCATGACTTGATAGAATAATGAAGGAAAATCAAAAGATTTCTCGAGAATTACTGCAACCTATATCCTATATAGCACCACATAATGCTAGTAAGTATCTAACTGTTATTCAGGTCATTAAAGAAGTTTCTTGTTCCACATTTGCAACCCTTGTTGTAGGTACTGTCTATAACCAACCAGGAGGAGATTGTGGAATTCTGTAGGAAAGAAGGGTTGGTTATTCTTGCTGATGAGGTTCACACTTGCTGATTGTTTGATATTTCAAATTAGATTCATcgtgttgaaaaaaaaaactcggttATATCGAAGGTAATTGTCTTGCAGATTAGTGATGTAAATGCATTTACAGGTATACCAAGAAAATGTCTATACAGAGAATAAGAGGTTCAATTCCTTCAAAAAGGTGGCCAGATCACTTGGTTATGATCACCATGACCTCTCTATAGTGTCATTTCACTCGGTCTCTATGGGTAAGTCTTCATGTCAACCAGAGTATCTTCCAAAAATTTGTCTTCTGATTTCTGAATTTTGCAGGATACTATGGAGAATGTGGTAGAAGGGGAGGCTACATGGAGATttgtggttttggagatgatgtgaTCGATGAGATGTACAAGTTGGCTTCTCTAACTATTTGTCCCAACATAGCTGGCCAAATCCTTATCAGCCTTGTTATGGATCCACCTAAGGTTTCCTAAAAGATGCTTTCGCTACAATTTTCGTCTTTAGCATATTAGTATCTTCACAATCTGGTTGTACAATAGAAGTACTTTGACGGAGGTTTGCTGAACTTTTTTATCCTTGTGAAGTTCTCCCTTGACTCTTGCCTATAAAATTTAAGAAACAGAatgttttttttagtttataGGAGAACCATAGAGAACTTATTACACCTTACACCTTCAAACTTGTGTTTTAACTGACTTGTGGGTGAGATTTGCAGCTAGGGGATGAGGCTTTTGAGATTTTCATGGTCGAGAAGGAAGAGACTTATTCATCTCTACTCAAGCGCGCAAAGGTCAGGAACAAAATACACATATCAGCAAATTTATATCAGATATATCCAATTTGCATCACACAATGTCGAAAACCAGAATTTGtgtgctagaaaaaaaatcctcttcTCCCACCATGATTAACCCGCGTGTGTCATGGTTTGAAACTTCGtttcgaaatttccgaaatttcggtaatccccccccacccccaccggcAAGCTCATATCTCGCCCAAAATTTTCGGTTTTTTTGCAGATTTTTGtgaattttattcaaattcattcaaaatttcaaataatttcggtcaaaaaaattcgaaatttccgaaatttcggtccCCCCGGCAGAAATAGCAATTTAGAAATTTAAAACCCTGGCGTGTGTGGGTAGAGCGAGTGCGGTGTGCGTCCTCCTTATATGTAAGAAAAATATTCACGTCGATTTAATTTTAACCTACCCTGTAGGCTTTGCAGAAAGCGTTCAACGGTTTGGAAGGCGTGTCGTGTAACAAGTTCGAGGGAGCCATGTACCTCTTCCCACGGCTGCGCCTGCCACAGGCGGCGATCAAAGCGGCGCAGCTGGAGGGCGTCTCCCCCGACGTGTTCTACGCGCACCGCCTGCTCGACGCCACGGGGATCGCCGTCGTCCCAGGCTCTGGATTTCACCCAGTAACCCACCTCTTTTTCAGagaatttttcctttttgtctCAAGCTGTGCATGCATTTGCCTGACTAGGATTTGGTCTCCTCCTGCAAAAAGGTCTCCGGGACATCGCACATCCGGTGCACCATCCTCCccggcgaggagacgatcaCGGCGATGGTTCCCAGCCTCCAGGCGTTCCATGAGGCGTTCATGGACGAGTTTCGCGGCTGATCGATTGAGCTTCGTGAAGCAACAGAATTTGGCAGATCACAAGATCGGCAGCTGTGCCATGCCTTGAGTTACACAGGAGATACAGCTAGCGGAGCTGTTGCTTGTCGTCTGGCTTGCTTAGCTTCCTGTTTGTGTAATGTCCATCGGTCCATTGGactccatgcatgtgtgccGTATTATAACTGCAAGTGCGTTTTAGTTATGCGCCTATATGCAAAACTCGTGGAATTGGTGTTAGTGTTTGATCAGTTTGTTACTATGATGTAAGGAGTTATCAGACTACGATCTAGTACTGTATGGCTGTAATAATCAAGTAATCAACTACCCCTTGAGGGACAAGTCCTATTTGTATTGTATTACACCTTAGTCCACTGTGTGTACAGGCTAAAATGGGTTGGATTAATTCcgaaaaaaaagaactactcCTTCCCTCCCTTTAGTCAGATAGTAAAATAAATATGACTATTAATCAATTTTAAAACACTTAgtttaaaaacaaacaaactgaTGTGAATTAATCGTTTAAAGCACTTGCATAGCACCATAAACTTTgtccaaaaaataaatattgtcCTAAGACCAGAGAAAAAATCGAACGTAGTACCATTCCCTCTCCGCATAACCAAAAACAGAAATGTTTACATTTTTAAATGGTTGGAATGTACTTTTATCAGAGGATGTAATACAATATCACGGAATTATTGTATTTTAAAGAATGAAATAAGGCTCTATTTATCAGTTAGtgtcaacaacaacaaaaaaagccTGAGTGCAAATTAAGCACAATCCTTGTGTCAGGAGAAACAGGAGATACAACCAAAACATATATCAACAGGCTCTTAACTTAATTTGACCAGCTACCGTAGTAGCTTAGCTGTGTTGTCAGTTGTTACATTCTATATAAAACTTAAGCTTCCTACGCTGAACCAAATTAATAGGGTAATACAGATCACAACACTACACACCTTCCTCTCTCTATCAGCAGCCTGCCTATTCTCTACTCTACTGGGCTCTTCTCCCCGAAACACAGggcaaaaaagaagaaaggaaaactAAACATTTCGTGATACAGACACTGTATTCGCAAAGCCATTAGCTACCTTTTGGGGAGGAGGTTTCTTCTTATAGTTTGCTAGACTACAGTGAGGGCAGATGTATTCCAGCCCATCTGTCTTTGCATAATCCTGTAAAGAAGGTGACTCATATAAGATCAAGCTATGGCCAATAGAAAAGGACTGaactaaaagttttttttttctaaccttGAAAGTGCCTAGGCCTTGTCGTCTGTCACAACCAAAATGTGCCCATTCACCACACAAACCACAGTTCACCCAATCTCCAGGAGCGCTACTGGAATTACACAGGAGATGGTGTTAGATTCGATTATGACAAACCATAATCGCAAATTGGGGAACCAAAGGAGGCATAGAAAGGGATGTCCTCAAACCTGTGGCAAAGCAAACAGCATTCCCCGTCTACATCATCATGAGCTAGCTCATATTCCAGTAAATATGTTTCGTAATGTCTTTTCAGTGTGTTTCCAACACCCTAAACATTTTAGGACAAATGTGTACAGTTAACATTTAACATTTCACTTAACAGAATTTGTTGAAGGTAGTAGCAGAGATAAATAAGGTGGCACTTTATGATGAATTTACATCAAAATGAACTACTACTCCGTATATATATTTCAACATAGATGAAAGACAATGATGCTGAAGCTGAGTAGTCCATCAATTAGTTAGTAGCTTTTACCAGACTCACCAACAAAGGAAATGATAAATTTAATACGTGAAAGTAGTGTGAACAAAATGGCATAAAGACATATGTTAGTGGCACTAAGATAACAGCAAAACTATAGCATGCTAAAAGTGGCACAGGTTAAGATCCAATAAGAAAATGCCTTCAAGGTTACGCATTCTATTTGTCACAGTAGTAAATAGTGGATACATACGGTCATTCTATTTGTCACAGTATGGTTACGCATCTTCGAGAAGACTTGACCCTTCCAGTTTATACCATTGCCTACATAAAAGCCACCCCTAGACACCACCTGAAAAAACAAACACTTCGTCAGGAAACGAGCCAAAGAAAATGTCTTCTTCTGATCACCTTGCTATGCATAAACCAGAATGTGCTAATTTTAGCATTACCTCTTTGTACAAGTTATATAGGTCAAGGCGCTTCGCATTAAGGACGGCCTCAGGAAATTCAGCTAGTCCTCCATGAGGTACGAGTCGATTATGACCCCTCTGAATTAAAAACTGCATGACATCCTTCAAGAAGTCCTCCTAGAAAAAGGTTAAACACATTATTTTAGCACGATAATGTACTTGTATAGAAGCACTTCATCCTCATGTAAGACCCAAGAAGCATACCTCAGAGCACATCTGAATAGGCAACCGATCACATCCATGTTTCTTCAGAGGCAGTGGGTTCAGTTGAATGATTGACTGAGCATGAGATGGCCCTGAAGTTGATTTTCTATGTGTTGCTGGAGCAGCAGGTACCGAATTATGCTTCACTGGGGGAGCAGCTGGCAAGTTTGGCTTAACCTGACTAGTTTCATGAACAGTAGCTTCCAGGAAACCCATAAAAGGATGCATTTGTTGCTTTCTAGAGTGAGGAATGGGCCTCATAGTTGCAGGCTTCAATTTTGCCTTGGAAGATGAGGAAGGCCCTTCGATCAGACGTTTCTTGTCCTCAGGAATTCCATTCGCACCTAACAAATTTGGTTTCGATTCCAGACCCACCTTCACTCTTTCCTTGGTAAGAGATGCTGACCATCTTGGCAGATGAAAGTATGGGCCATTTTCAATAGCCAAATCTTTGTGTTGATttgtacaaaagaaaagaaggcgGTCTGCATCTCGCCTATCAAATGAAGCAACAGGCGTGCCATTTATACAACCAATTCCAAGTGCCACTAAGCTCCTGTATGAGATGTCTGGCGCTAAATGCTTCAGAACCTAATTATTCAGATAAAAATATTGATGGTCAGTCAAAGATTAACAAATAATGTTTTACATGTGAGGATTAGATAATGAGATTGAAG is from Oryza sativa Japonica Group chromosome 9, ASM3414082v1 and encodes:
- the LOC4347138 gene encoding alanine aminotransferase 2 isoform X1, which codes for MSYNHSPSITAETINQKVRIFTYEPCGEIVRHARRLEKEIYENPGSLPFQEIIYCNLGNPQALGQRPINFFREVLSLCDNPSLIDRDEARALFSPCALKRARKIIESLPGRDSGSYTSSQGVRGLREAVADGIAARDGFPSKPDNIFLTDGASSAINMMMQILIRSHEDGILCPLPEYPLYSASIILHGGTMVPYNLTEDSIWGLEIFEVKRCLEDARASGLTIRAMVVINPGNPTGQVLSITNQEEIVEFCRKEGLVILADEVYQENVYTENKRFNSFKKVARSLGYDHHDLSIVSFHSVSMGYYGECGRRGGYMEICGFGDDVIDEMYKLASLTICPNIAGQILISLVMDPPKLGDEAFEIFMVEKEETYSSLLKRAKKAFNGLEGVSCNKFEGAMYLFPRLRLPQAAIKAAQLEGVSPDVFYAHRLLDATGIAVVPGSGFHPVSGTSHIRCTILPGEETITAMVPSLQAFHEAFMDEFRG
- the LOC4347140 gene encoding AT-rich interactive domain-containing protein 4, which encodes MSQIQSFSRQNCVLLAVLCGKHAEKRAQARSGLEAKRLRPSYPFPELSSSGRLEVHTLFNPTPEQFLEAQRVVQPNFLYIQGQQLEDEKEIGSLVWGDNDVSDPQAFSCLISPPFPTIVYLEVPIGEKLAQAVHSKGIPYVIYWRNSFSSYAASHFRHALMSVVQSSVSHTWDAFQLAHASFRLYCVRNNHVQSVKLGPRLLGDAPKINITPPENEMVEEEGSSDVFPAIKIYDDDINMKFLLCGVPSTPDPCLLGSLEDGLNALLNIEIRGCKLQNRISASPPPLHAASLPRGMVTMRCDITTCSSSHVSLLVSGSAQTCFDDQLLESHIKDEIIEKSQLVHALPNNDDKLSSSVPFTSMSTACGASTFEVWMTLPKWAAQVLKHLAPDISYRSLVALGIGCINGTPVASFDRRDADRLLFFCTNQHKDLAIENGPYFHLPRWSASLTKERVKVGLESKPNLLGANGIPEDKKRLIEGPSSSSKAKLKPATMRPIPHSRKQQMHPFMGFLEATVHETSQVKPNLPAAPPVKHNSVPAAPATHRKSTSGPSHAQSIIQLNPLPLKKHGCDRLPIQMCSEEDFLKDVMQFLIQRGHNRLVPHGGLAEFPEAVLNAKRLDLYNLYKEVVSRGGFYVGNGINWKGQVFSKMRNHTVTNRMTGVGNTLKRHYETYLLEYELAHDDVDGECCLLCHSSAPGDWVNCGLCGEWAHFGCDRRQGLGTFKDYAKTDGLEYICPHCSLANYKKKPPPQKVANGFANTVSVSRNV
- the LOC4347138 gene encoding alanine aminotransferase 2 isoform X2, encoding MSYNHSPSITAETINQKVRIFTYEPCGEIVRHARRLEKEIYENPGSLPFQEIIYCNLGNPQALGQRPINFFREVLSLCDNPSLIDRDEARALFSPCALKRARKIIESLPGRDSGSYTSSQGVRGLREAVADGIAARDGFPSKPDNIFLTDGASSAINMMMQILIRSHEDGILCPLPEYPLYSASIILHGGTMVPYNLTEDSIWGLEIFEVKRCLEDARASGLTIRAMVVINPGNPTGQVLSITNQEEIVEFCRKEGLVILADEVYQENVYTENKRFNSFKKVARSLGYDHHDLSIVSFHSVSMGYYGECGRRGGYMEICGFGDDVIDEMYKLASLTICPNIAGQILISLVMDPPKLGDEAFEIFMVEKEETYSSLLKRAKALQKAFNGLEGVSCNKFEGAMYLFPRLRLPQAAIKAAQLEGVSPDVFYAHRLLDATGIAVVPGSGFHPVSGTSHIRCTILPGEETITAMVPSLQAFHEAFMDEFRG